In Nitrospirota bacterium, the DNA window TTATCCGAAATTAAGCAACAGGCAGCTCAACAAGAGGCTCCGCCTCCACAGCAGGAATTCAAGTTACCACAGCAAGAATTTAAGTTACCGCAACAAGAGTTCAAGTTGCCACAGCAGGAGGTTCCTCTGCCCCAGCAAGAGGTTAAACCTCCGCAACAATGAGTATATTTGAGATATTGATGCTAATCTGTTTTGGCGCAGCGTGGCCGTGTTCAATTTATAAATCATGCAAAGCAGGCAAAAATGACGGTAAAAGTATCCACTTTTTGGTTATCGTTTTGTTAGGATACATTTCCGGGTTTATTCATAAACTTCTCTATAACTTTGACTATGTTATTTACTTATACGTTTTAAATGGCACTATGGTATTGATTGATATTTTGCTATACGTCAAAAATGCCGGCAAAAAAAGCGCTGCCCCTGTAGTTTAGCAGTCCTGATGATAATATCAGCAAGCAGACGGACGGATATTCCGGCTTTTTATGCTGACTGGTTCATGCGCAGAATCAGAGCTGGTTACCTTTTTGTTCAAAACCCCTACAATGCGCATAAGCACTCCAAAGTTGATCTTTCGACAGATGCAGTGGATGCAATTGTGTTTTGGACAAAGAATCCGCAACCGTTAATGAAACATCTGGATGAACTTTCGGAGTCAGGATATAAATACTATTTCCAATTCACATTAACCGGATACCCGCCTCTGATTGAACCCTCAGTGCCGCCATTTGATGAGATAATTTCCACTTTTGAAGCGCTAAGTTCTAAGATTGGAGCGGATAAAGTTATCTGGCGGTTTGATCCAATCATAATTTCTGATATTACGGCTGAGGAGTATATTATTGGAAATTTTAAGAACATTGCTGAACTTCTGAGGGATCATACAAAGAGAGTGGTTATAAGTTTTGTTGATTTCTATAAAAAGGTAATACGGAATCTGGACACTCTTACAAAGACGACGCATATCAATTTTTATGACATCAATCCTGATACGGAGCGTATTAACCGCATATCAAACTTGCTGTCGCAGATTGCGCAAGATAACTCAATGCAGATATACAGTTGTTCGGAGCAACATGATCTTTTGGAGTTTGGCATACAGCGTGGTAAATGTATAGACGATGATTTGCTAAAGCTGCTTTTTGGATTTGCTAAAAATGTATCTAAGGATAAAAATCAGAGAGAGCGATGCGGCTGTGTGGTAAGTCAGGACATTGGGCACTATGACAGTTGTGTTCATGGTTGTGTGTATTGTTACGCTAACTCAGATAAAGCTGCAGCACAAAAAAACAACAAGCAGCATGACCCCGAAAGCCCGTTTCTGATAGTTGGACTTAAACTCTGACAAAAAAGCTGTCTCTGTTCATTACACAAAACCATTATTATTAAATATAATCAAAGTTCCCAGGGGTTTTCTTGTTCGCATATAGGACATCTTCCTTTAGCTTTAAAACATTTGTCATGATATTGTGTGTTTCTTCCCGCTTTTAAACATCCAAAACATGTTTTTGCTCTTCCATAAACAGGAACAAACTTTACCAGGTTTTTTTCACAAACTGGGCATATTAGATCAGCATAAGATGTGGACATAATAAAAAGTTGAATTAGTGTCCCTGCCCAGGGAAAGAACATAAAACCGATAACAATTTTAGCTAATACGTTCTGACTATGAAATACTTTAATTGGGTTAAAAGAACCTGCTAAAAGATGAGACAATACTACTATTAGTATACCCCATACTATGAAATATATAAAATACGCTTTCTTACTGAACATTCTTATCCTCCTCGTGTAATATTTTTTTTTCAATTCCTAAGTTTTTTTGGATACGCTCAAGTTTGGAAAAATCTGTTTCTTTAGTTTTTGAGGTATTTCCAGATTGTTGATTAAACATACTCTGCTTCATTTCTTTCAGTTCTGCCTGGATATTGCTTGTTAAATTTAACATTTCTGAACGAAAAACCTGCATCAAGTGCACCATTGACATTTTATCCTTGTCACCAGGATTTGAACTTTTACTAAGCATAGCGATATCTAAGGAAAAAGATACAGGAGAATCAACTTTGTCAGGATTTTGCTCAATAAATCGTATTTGTGCTTCTAAATCTTTTTTGGCTTTATCGACACTCTCTAAATCCTTAGAATTATAGTAAATTGTCC includes these proteins:
- a CDS encoding DUF1848 domain-containing protein, with the translated sequence MIISASRRTDIPAFYADWFMRRIRAGYLFVQNPYNAHKHSKVDLSTDAVDAIVFWTKNPQPLMKHLDELSESGYKYYFQFTLTGYPPLIEPSVPPFDEIISTFEALSSKIGADKVIWRFDPIIISDITAEEYIIGNFKNIAELLRDHTKRVVISFVDFYKKVIRNLDTLTKTTHINFYDINPDTERINRISNLLSQIAQDNSMQIYSCSEQHDLLEFGIQRGKCIDDDLLKLLFGFAKNVSKDKNQRERCGCVVSQDIGHYDSCVHGCVYCYANSDKAAAQKNNKQHDPESPFLIVGLKL